One stretch of Halobaculum marinum DNA includes these proteins:
- a CDS encoding V-type ATP synthase subunit C — protein MSKSAGTSNPEYVNARVRSRRAGLYEEDDYRKLVRMSPAEIARFMEESPAYEDEINALGSRFSGVDLIEYALNASLAEDFEDILRWCEGKLYGHVARYLRKFDAWNVKTVLRGIYADTEREAVADDLIRAGEFDDKLLDRLLDAGAIDEAVEMLSNTVFGDTLADALDDYESTGVLVPLENAVDRAYYELLRTDDLSGEALAEYREFLEAEIDFRNAINALRLARSGADLDPAEYYIDGGVLFSPAELTQLSSNTGELIGRIRESRYGDRLSDALTELEEAESLIAFEHALEAALLEYADSLGLIHPLSVTPVVSYVLAKEREVDNIRAIARGKEAGLDPEEIEDELVIL, from the coding sequence ATGAGTAAGAGCGCCGGCACGTCGAACCCCGAGTACGTCAACGCCCGCGTCCGATCGCGGCGCGCTGGGCTGTACGAGGAGGACGACTACCGGAAACTGGTCCGTATGAGCCCGGCGGAGATCGCCCGGTTCATGGAGGAGTCGCCGGCGTACGAAGACGAGATCAACGCCCTCGGGTCGCGGTTCTCGGGCGTCGACCTCATCGAGTACGCACTGAACGCGAGCCTCGCCGAGGACTTCGAGGACATCCTCCGCTGGTGTGAGGGTAAGCTGTACGGGCACGTCGCCCGCTACCTCCGGAAGTTCGACGCGTGGAACGTCAAGACCGTGCTCCGCGGCATCTACGCCGACACCGAGCGCGAGGCGGTCGCCGACGACCTCATCCGGGCCGGCGAGTTCGACGACAAGCTCCTCGACCGCCTGCTCGACGCGGGCGCGATCGACGAGGCCGTCGAGATGCTCTCGAACACCGTGTTCGGCGACACACTCGCCGACGCGCTCGACGACTACGAGTCGACGGGCGTGCTGGTGCCGCTGGAGAACGCAGTCGACCGCGCGTACTACGAACTGCTGCGCACGGACGACCTCTCCGGCGAGGCGCTGGCCGAGTACCGCGAGTTCCTGGAGGCCGAGATCGACTTCCGGAACGCGATCAACGCGCTGCGGCTGGCCCGCTCGGGCGCGGACCTCGACCCCGCCGAGTACTACATCGACGGTGGCGTGCTGTTCTCGCCCGCCGAGCTGACCCAGCTCTCGTCCAACACGGGCGAACTGATCGGCCGGATCCGCGAGTCGCGCTACGGCGACCGCCTCTCCGACGCGCTGACCGAACTGGAGGAGGCAGAGAGCCTCATCGCCTTCGAGCACGCGCTCGAGGCGGCGCTGTTGGAGTACGCGGACTCGCTGGGGCTGATCCACCCGCTGTCGGTGACCCCCGTCGTGTCGTACGTGCTGGCGAAAGAGCGCGAGGTCGACAACATCCGCGCCATCGCCCGCGGGAAGGAGGCCGGCCTCGACCCCGAAGAGATCGAAGACGAGCTGGTGATCCTATGA
- a CDS encoding V-type ATP synthase subunit F yields the protein MSQEIAVIGSPEFTTGFRLAGVRKCANVPDEEKDDRLDDAVEDALSDENVGIVVMLDEDLDHLSRTVRRDVEGSVEPVLVTLGGGAGSGLREQIKRAIGIDLMDEDE from the coding sequence ATGAGTCAGGAGATAGCCGTCATCGGCAGCCCCGAGTTCACCACCGGGTTCCGCCTCGCTGGCGTCCGCAAGTGCGCGAACGTCCCCGACGAGGAGAAGGACGACCGCCTCGACGACGCCGTCGAGGACGCGCTGTCGGACGAGAACGTCGGCATCGTCGTGATGCTCGACGAGGACCTCGACCACCTCTCGCGGACGGTCCGCCGGGACGTCGAGGGCTCCGTGGAACCGGTACTGGTCACGCTCGGCGGCGGCGCCGGGAGCGGCCTACGCGAACAGATCAAGAGAGCCATCGGGATCGACCTGATGGACGAGGACGAGTGA
- a CDS encoding V-type ATP synthase subunit E, with translation MSLETVVDDIEAEAIARAEEIREEGEDRAAEIVAEAEEEADRIVEEREQQVERQIEQEREQTLSAAKLEAKQQRLEARRDVLGDVREKTEAAIVALDGEDREELTRSLLDAAAPEFEDDEAVAVHGRADDEELLTDILADYEGWSFAGERDCLGGVVVESEESRVRVNNTFDSLLEEVWEDNLKELSDRLFEDE, from the coding sequence ATGAGTTTAGAGACAGTCGTCGACGACATTGAGGCCGAGGCCATCGCGCGTGCGGAGGAAATCCGCGAAGAGGGCGAGGACCGCGCGGCCGAGATCGTCGCCGAGGCTGAGGAGGAGGCAGACCGGATCGTCGAGGAACGAGAACAGCAGGTCGAGCGACAGATCGAACAGGAGCGCGAACAGACGCTCTCGGCGGCCAAGCTGGAGGCCAAGCAGCAGCGCCTCGAAGCACGCCGCGACGTGCTCGGCGACGTGCGCGAAAAGACCGAGGCGGCCATCGTGGCCCTCGACGGCGAGGACCGCGAGGAGCTGACCCGGTCGCTGCTCGACGCCGCGGCGCCGGAGTTCGAGGACGACGAGGCCGTCGCGGTCCACGGTCGGGCCGACGACGAGGAGCTGCTGACCGACATCCTCGCGGACTACGAGGGCTGGTCGTTCGCCGGCGAGCGCGACTGCCTCGGCGGCGTCGTCGTCGAGAGCGAGGAGTCGCGCGTCCGTGTGAACAACACGTTCGACTCGCTCCTCGAGGAGGTCTGGGAGGACAACCTCAAGGAGCTGAGCGACCGACTCTTCGAAGATGAGTAA
- a CDS encoding aryl-sulfate sulfotransferase: MSSSLPVSRRTAARVLVAVVVLGLFAPAATQAIAPGDTGTPGTVGLEAGTIASEPNGSTVVAIQGFHFQGQGAEKKPARLVSVAPNGSTEWVYDGDNQNARWFYDVDPLPNGNLLVVGTNPGGTTVAELDPETREPVWTERLDMHDTHDVDMLPNGNLVIANMRNWNEEEQISDDRVVVYNRTTDQIVWEWVFRNHYPNDTDGGFNEDWTHVNDVDRIAEGQYLVSPRNFDQAIVINRSTKEIDYRLGRDGAHDIMDEQHNPDWLVSEDGNPTILVADSENDRVVEYERRDGEWTKTWELGTGQLAWPRDADRLPNGNTLITDSLNHRVIEVTPRGEIVWEYYATWGPYEAERVATGDGSNGPTMADQDVTGTYRIYGSAGLIEGTGDSMTFATAVQNTFAGTPVGGPAGEFADTWAGVTPWLRPVWMGSWAFAGAVGGLLVLLGWAVGEVVASRAAIKRGVQRAANEVRAR; the protein is encoded by the coding sequence ATGTCATCTTCCCTCCCCGTCTCGCGACGGACCGCGGCGCGGGTCCTCGTCGCCGTCGTCGTCTTGGGGCTGTTCGCCCCCGCGGCGACGCAGGCGATTGCGCCCGGTGACACGGGCACGCCCGGTACCGTCGGACTGGAGGCTGGGACTATCGCCTCCGAGCCGAACGGCTCCACCGTCGTCGCGATACAGGGCTTCCACTTCCAGGGTCAGGGCGCCGAGAAGAAGCCAGCACGCCTCGTCAGCGTCGCGCCCAACGGCTCGACGGAGTGGGTGTACGACGGCGACAACCAGAACGCGCGCTGGTTCTACGACGTGGACCCACTCCCGAACGGCAACCTCCTCGTCGTCGGGACGAACCCCGGCGGCACGACGGTCGCCGAGTTAGACCCCGAGACGCGCGAGCCCGTCTGGACGGAGCGCCTCGACATGCACGACACCCACGACGTGGACATGCTCCCGAACGGCAACCTCGTGATCGCGAACATGCGCAACTGGAACGAGGAGGAGCAGATCTCAGACGACCGCGTCGTCGTGTACAACCGCACCACCGACCAGATCGTGTGGGAGTGGGTGTTCCGTAACCACTACCCGAACGACACCGACGGCGGTTTCAACGAGGACTGGACCCACGTCAACGACGTCGACCGGATCGCCGAGGGACAGTACCTCGTCTCCCCGCGCAACTTCGACCAGGCGATCGTGATCAACCGCTCGACCAAGGAGATCGACTACCGCCTCGGGCGCGACGGCGCCCACGACATCATGGACGAGCAGCACAACCCCGATTGGCTCGTCAGCGAGGACGGGAACCCGACGATCCTCGTCGCCGACTCCGAGAACGACCGCGTCGTCGAGTACGAGCGCCGCGACGGCGAGTGGACGAAGACGTGGGAACTGGGCACCGGCCAACTCGCGTGGCCGCGCGACGCCGACCGCCTCCCGAACGGTAACACGCTGATCACGGACTCGCTCAACCACCGGGTGATCGAGGTGACGCCGCGCGGTGAGATCGTCTGGGAGTACTACGCCACGTGGGGCCCGTACGAAGCCGAGCGCGTCGCCACCGGAGACGGGTCGAACGGCCCGACGATGGCCGATCAGGACGTCACCGGCACCTACCGGATCTACGGGTCGGCGGGGCTCATCGAGGGAACCGGCGACTCGATGACGTTCGCGACGGCGGTGCAGAACACGTTCGCGGGGACGCCGGTGGGCGGGCCCGCCGGCGAGTTCGCGGACACGTGGGCGGGCGTGACGCCGTGGCTGCGTCCGGTGTGGATGGGGTCGTGGGCGTTCGCTGGCGCAGTGGGCGGCCTGCTCGTCCTCCTCGGGTGGGCGGTCGGCGAAGTGGTCGCGTCGCGGGCGGCGATCAAGCGCGGGGTGCAGCGGGCGGCCAACGAGGTTCGGGCGCGCTAA
- a CDS encoding V-type ATP synthase subunit I, with translation MLRPERMSKISVTGSKAYMEPVVEAIHGLNLLHVTEYGGNWEGFAQGNPQAEAEDAADKLVTVRSLKSILGVTDDDATPGRSNVVIDDEELAAELDDLREEVNGLEDRRNDLQSRLRSIEERIEAVEPFADLGIDLDLLQGYDSLQVAVGEGDRDTVERAVVDASAVASYEIFGDDVLAVFARTEGDDEGVLADALVSAEFAALSVPEIEEDDVSPEEYVASLESEQRSVESELDNVESTLEDVAADAADFLLEAEETLAIEVQKAEAPLSFATTRNAFVAEGWIPTDRVTSFKSTMKDTVGGHAEVEEIERAEFGSDGDLQVREDVPPSVEEAGPETDLEADDEPERQRAVADGGGNVVMRNDDPPVVQSNGSLSSPFEVLVQAVGRPNYREFDPTVVLFLTFPAFFGFMIGDLGYGILYGLIGYYLYSNFDSPGFKSMGGVTMTAGIFTAVFGVLYGELFGLHVIATYFWEGVVGLHSAPLHKGLQPAEISWAQAWLLVSTVVALIHLNVGYVFGFYEELEFHGFKAALTEKGSWLIGMNGLWLFIFSRVYQNYKPNFIFTVFDGSGAAPEASGEFAHAVVALGFNGFSPVIGWLGFGMFLVGAVLLFVGAPAEIIEIFDVLVNVLSYTRLAAVLLAKAGMAFVVNLLFFGAYTHDGEFHFLLEHGPEWAINEYGASSIMFPGLMHGGAASLVGGLVVLVLGHLLVLVLGVTSAGLQGVRLEYYEFFSKFFDGNGSEYTPFGRERRYTADE, from the coding sequence ATGCTCAGGCCTGAGCGGATGAGCAAGATCTCGGTGACGGGCTCCAAAGCGTACATGGAGCCGGTCGTCGAGGCGATCCACGGGCTGAACCTCCTGCACGTCACGGAGTACGGTGGCAACTGGGAGGGGTTCGCACAGGGGAACCCGCAGGCTGAGGCGGAGGACGCGGCCGACAAGCTGGTCACCGTCCGTTCGCTGAAGTCCATCCTCGGTGTCACCGACGACGACGCCACGCCAGGGCGCTCGAACGTCGTCATCGACGACGAGGAGCTCGCGGCGGAACTCGACGACCTCCGCGAGGAGGTCAACGGGCTGGAGGACCGCCGCAACGACCTCCAGTCACGGCTCCGGTCGATCGAAGAGCGCATCGAGGCCGTCGAGCCGTTCGCCGACCTCGGTATCGACCTCGACCTGCTCCAAGGGTACGACTCCCTGCAGGTCGCCGTCGGTGAGGGCGACCGCGACACCGTCGAGCGCGCGGTCGTCGACGCGTCCGCGGTCGCGAGCTACGAGATCTTCGGCGACGACGTGCTCGCCGTCTTCGCCCGCACCGAGGGTGACGACGAGGGCGTGCTGGCCGACGCGCTGGTGAGCGCCGAGTTCGCCGCGCTGTCGGTGCCGGAGATCGAAGAGGACGACGTCTCCCCCGAGGAGTACGTCGCCTCGTTGGAGTCCGAGCAGCGCTCGGTCGAGTCGGAACTCGACAACGTCGAGTCGACGCTCGAAGACGTCGCCGCCGACGCCGCCGACTTCCTGCTCGAGGCAGAGGAGACGCTCGCCATCGAGGTGCAGAAGGCCGAGGCACCGCTGTCGTTCGCGACGACGCGCAACGCGTTCGTCGCCGAGGGGTGGATCCCGACCGACCGCGTCACGTCGTTCAAGTCGACGATGAAAGACACCGTCGGCGGCCACGCCGAGGTCGAGGAGATCGAACGCGCCGAGTTCGGCTCCGACGGCGACCTGCAGGTCCGCGAGGACGTTCCGCCGTCCGTCGAGGAGGCCGGTCCCGAGACCGATCTCGAGGCGGACGACGAACCGGAGCGCCAGCGGGCGGTCGCAGACGGCGGCGGCAACGTCGTGATGCGCAACGACGACCCGCCGGTCGTCCAGAGCAACGGCTCGCTGTCGTCGCCGTTCGAGGTGCTCGTGCAGGCGGTCGGACGCCCGAACTACCGCGAGTTCGACCCGACGGTCGTCCTGTTCCTCACGTTCCCGGCGTTCTTCGGGTTCATGATCGGTGACCTCGGGTACGGTATCCTCTACGGCCTCATCGGCTACTACCTGTACTCGAACTTCGACTCGCCCGGCTTCAAGTCGATGGGCGGGGTCACGATGACCGCCGGTATCTTCACCGCGGTCTTCGGCGTGCTCTACGGCGAACTCTTCGGGCTGCACGTCATCGCGACGTACTTCTGGGAGGGCGTCGTCGGCCTCCACAGCGCCCCGCTCCACAAGGGGCTCCAGCCCGCCGAGATCAGTTGGGCGCAGGCGTGGCTCCTCGTGTCCACCGTCGTCGCGTTGATCCACCTCAACGTCGGCTACGTGTTCGGCTTCTACGAGGAACTCGAGTTCCACGGCTTCAAGGCCGCGCTCACCGAGAAGGGCTCGTGGCTGATCGGGATGAACGGCCTCTGGCTGTTCATCTTCAGTCGCGTGTACCAGAACTACAAGCCGAACTTCATCTTCACCGTCTTCGACGGCTCCGGCGCCGCGCCGGAGGCGTCCGGCGAGTTCGCCCACGCGGTCGTCGCGCTCGGGTTCAACGGCTTCTCGCCGGTCATCGGGTGGCTCGGGTTCGGGATGTTCCTGGTCGGCGCGGTGCTGCTGTTCGTCGGCGCGCCCGCGGAGATCATCGAGATCTTCGACGTGCTGGTGAACGTGCTGAGCTACACACGGCTCGCCGCGGTGCTGCTCGCGAAGGCGGGGATGGCGTTCGTCGTCAACCTCCTGTTCTTCGGGGCGTACACCCACGACGGCGAGTTCCACTTCCTGCTCGAACACGGGCCGGAGTGGGCGATCAACGAGTACGGCGCGTCGTCGATCATGTTCCCCGGGCTGATGCACGGTGGCGCCGCCTCGCTCGTCGGCGGGCTGGTCGTCCTCGTGCTCGGGCACCTGCTGGTGCTCGTACTCGGGGTGACCTCTGCCGGCCTTCAGGGCGTCCGTCTGGAGTACTACGAGTTCTTCTCGAAGTTCTTCGACGGAAACGGCTCGGAGTACACGCCGTTCGGTCGCGAGCGGCGGTACACCGCCGACGAGTAA
- a CDS encoding F0F1 ATP synthase subunit C produces MLEIAPQLASVVLQESAPAIPPLSAAALGVGLAAFGAGYAERGIGSAAIGAVAEDEDLFTQGLIFTVLPETLVILALVAIFLVQ; encoded by the coding sequence ATGCTCGAAATCGCACCCCAACTCGCTAGTGTCGTACTGCAGGAAAGCGCTCCCGCCATCCCGCCGCTGTCCGCCGCCGCTCTCGGTGTCGGCCTCGCGGCCTTCGGCGCGGGCTACGCGGAGCGCGGTATCGGCTCGGCCGCGATCGGCGCCGTCGCCGAGGACGAGGATCTGTTCACGCAGGGACTGATCTTCACCGTCCTTCCGGAGACGCTCGTCATTCTCGCGCTGGTCGCCATCTTCCTGGTCCAGTAA
- a CDS encoding ATP synthase subunit A — translation MSQATETETTEGTGRIKSVSGPVVKAVDLDARMNDVVYVGDEGLMGEVIEIEGDVTTIQVYEETSGVAPREPVENTGEPLTVDLGPGMLDAIYDGVQRPLDVLEEKMNSAFLDRGVDAPGIDLEKEWEFTPEVEAGDSVEPGDVVGVVPETVTIDHKVMVPPDYEGGVVESVEEGSFNVEEAVVTLENGEEVTMRQEWPVREKRPTVEKRTPREPLVSGQRILDGLFPIAKGGTAAIPGPFGSGKTVTQHSLAKFADADIVVYVGCGERGNEMTEVIEDFPELEDPKNGNSLMARTSLIANTSNMPVAARESCVYTGITIAEYYRDMGYDVALMADSTSRWAEAMREISSRLEEMPGEEGYPAYLAARLAEFYERAGYFENLNGTEGSVSAIGAVSPPGGDFSEPVTQNTLRIVKTFWALDADLAERRHFPAINWNESYSLYQEQLDPWFQENVAEDWSERRQWAVDTLDEEGELQEIVQLVGKDALPEDQQLTLEVARYLREGYLQQNAFIDVDMYCPPEKTYAILETIQTYNDEAFDALDAGVPIEDITAIDAAPKLNRIATQEDWEAFVEELKEELTEQLRSLY, via the coding sequence ATGAGTCAGGCAACCGAAACCGAGACGACCGAAGGAACCGGACGCATCAAGAGCGTGAGCGGCCCGGTCGTGAAAGCCGTCGACCTCGACGCCCGCATGAACGACGTCGTCTACGTAGGCGACGAAGGGCTGATGGGCGAGGTCATCGAGATCGAAGGCGACGTCACGACCATTCAGGTGTACGAGGAGACCTCCGGGGTCGCCCCCCGAGAGCCCGTCGAGAACACGGGCGAACCCCTCACCGTCGACCTGGGCCCCGGCATGCTGGACGCCATCTACGACGGCGTCCAGCGCCCGCTCGACGTGCTCGAAGAGAAGATGAACAGCGCGTTCCTCGACCGCGGGGTCGACGCGCCCGGCATCGACCTGGAGAAGGAGTGGGAGTTCACTCCCGAGGTCGAGGCTGGCGACAGCGTCGAACCCGGTGACGTCGTCGGCGTCGTGCCCGAGACGGTCACCATCGACCACAAGGTCATGGTGCCGCCGGACTACGAGGGCGGCGTCGTCGAGAGCGTCGAAGAGGGCTCCTTCAACGTCGAAGAGGCCGTCGTCACGCTCGAGAACGGCGAGGAAGTGACGATGCGTCAGGAGTGGCCGGTCCGCGAGAAGCGGCCGACCGTCGAGAAGCGGACGCCCCGCGAGCCGCTCGTGTCGGGCCAGCGCATCCTCGACGGCCTGTTCCCCATCGCGAAGGGCGGGACGGCCGCCATTCCGGGGCCGTTCGGCTCCGGGAAGACCGTCACCCAGCACAGCCTCGCCAAGTTCGCCGACGCCGACATCGTCGTGTACGTCGGCTGTGGTGAGCGCGGCAACGAGATGACCGAGGTCATCGAGGACTTCCCCGAACTGGAAGACCCGAAGAACGGGAACTCGCTGATGGCCCGTACCTCGCTCATCGCGAACACCTCGAACATGCCCGTGGCCGCGCGCGAGTCGTGCGTGTACACCGGCATCACCATCGCAGAGTACTACCGCGACATGGGGTACGACGTGGCCCTCATGGCCGACTCCACCTCGCGGTGGGCAGAGGCGATGCGCGAGATCTCCTCGCGCCTGGAGGAGATGCCCGGCGAGGAGGGGTACCCCGCGTACCTCGCCGCGCGCCTCGCGGAGTTCTACGAGCGCGCCGGCTACTTCGAGAACCTCAACGGGACCGAGGGCTCCGTCTCGGCGATCGGCGCGGTGTCGCCCCCCGGTGGCGACTTCTCCGAGCCGGTCACCCAGAACACGCTGCGTATCGTGAAGACGTTCTGGGCGCTCGACGCCGACCTGGCCGAGCGTCGCCACTTCCCGGCGATCAACTGGAACGAGTCGTACTCGCTGTACCAAGAGCAGCTCGACCCCTGGTTCCAGGAGAACGTCGCGGAGGACTGGTCCGAGCGGCGGCAGTGGGCCGTCGACACTCTCGACGAGGAGGGCGAACTGCAGGAGATCGTTCAGCTCGTCGGGAAGGACGCCCTGCCCGAGGACCAGCAGCTGACCCTCGAGGTCGCGCGCTACCTGCGTGAGGGCTACCTCCAGCAGAACGCGTTCATCGACGTGGACATGTACTGTCCGCCCGAGAAGACGTACGCGATCCTCGAGACCATCCAGACGTACAACGACGAGGCGTTCGACGCGCTCGACGCCGGTGTGCCCATCGAGGACATCACGGCCATCGACGCGGCGCCCAAGCTCAACCGGATCGCCACCCAGGAGGACTGGGAGGCGTTCGTCGAGGAGCTCAAAGAGGAACTCACCGAGCAGCTGCGCTCGCTCTACTGA
- the ahaH gene encoding ATP synthase archaeal subunit H, translated as MPRPEVLERVKEAEADAEETIAEAEADREARISEARSEADEIVAEAEAEADRIEAERLEEAREQIEEKREEIIAEGRRERNELVDEASDRVDEVVEFAVERFEEAVHAQA; from the coding sequence ATGCCGAGACCCGAAGTTCTCGAACGCGTGAAGGAGGCCGAAGCCGACGCCGAGGAGACGATCGCCGAGGCGGAGGCCGACCGCGAGGCGCGGATCTCGGAGGCCCGCTCGGAGGCCGACGAGATCGTCGCCGAGGCCGAGGCGGAGGCCGACCGAATCGAGGCCGAGCGCCTCGAGGAGGCACGCGAACAGATCGAGGAGAAACGCGAGGAGATCATCGCGGAGGGCCGCCGCGAACGCAACGAGCTCGTCGACGAGGCGAGCGACCGCGTCGACGAGGTCGTCGAGTTCGCGGTGGAACGGTTCGAGGAGGCGGTACATGCTCAGGCCTGA